A stretch of the Hemitrygon akajei chromosome 30, sHemAka1.3, whole genome shotgun sequence genome encodes the following:
- the LOC140718720 gene encoding RNA guanine-N7 methyltransferase-activating subunit-like protein isoform X1, which yields MDGRSGSGRRMCSEAKLAPDYEEMFAHRFTEADTEYQEMVKSVADPPPIVEDWMNRPGGNRRSQDYRSYRGRSDNRSWSDNQPWQGRNRSYNRSGSHESYSQGTNSHWQSNHHRY from the exons ATGGATGGTAGGAGCGGGAGCGGTAGGAG AATGTGCAGTGAAGCAAAACTGGCTCCAGACTATGAGGAAATGTTTGCTCACCGGTTCACAGAGGCTGACACAGAGTATCAGGAAATGGTGAAGAGTGTGGCTGATCCACCACCCATTGTAGAGGACTGGATGAACCGGCCTGGAGGGAATCGCAG GTCACAAGACTATAGGTCCTACCGAGGACGCAGTGACAATCGCAGCTGGTCAGATAATCAACCGTGGCAGGGCAGAAATCGCAGCTACAATCGATCTGGGTCTCATGAATCATACAGCCAAGGGACCAATTCACACTGGCAGTCAAATCACCATCGTTACTGA
- the LOC140718720 gene encoding RNA guanine-N7 methyltransferase-activating subunit-like protein isoform X2, whose protein sequence is MDGRSGSGRRMCSEAKLAPDYEEMFAHRFTEADTEYQEMVKSVADPPPIVEDWMNRPGGNRSTESVQELAVLSFAPGWLL, encoded by the exons ATGGATGGTAGGAGCGGGAGCGGTAGGAG AATGTGCAGTGAAGCAAAACTGGCTCCAGACTATGAGGAAATGTTTGCTCACCGGTTCACAGAGGCTGACACAGAGTATCAGGAAATGGTGAAGAGTGTGGCTGATCCACCACCCATTGTAGAGGACTGGATGAACCGGCCTGGAGGGAATCGCAG CACAGAGAGTGTGCAGGAGCTTGCAGTGCTGAGCTTTGCACCTGGCTGGTTGCTCTGA